CGAGAACAGGCGCTCCCTCTATAATTTCTTGCTTCCTAAAGATATTCAACTCCGCAATACGACAGGTCCACGTGTTCAAATCCTCAGCCGATCCCAATACGACCGTATTGTGTTCAGGGATGACATGGTGGACGTACAAACGCTCGCCAGTCGCCAGGCCCAAGCCTTTTCGTTGGCCAGACGTATAGAACGCGATCCCTTCGTGCTCGCCAAGGGGACTGCCTTGCATATCGACAAACGTCCCTGGCTTCATCGATTCCGGAACGCGTTGTTTCAGGAAATCTTTATAATTTCCTTGCGTCACAAAGCAAATTTCCTGACTTTCCTTCAATTCCTCCGTGGGAAGCCCCATCTGCTCTGCACGGGCCCAGACTTCAGATTTTTCTAAGTCGCCAAGAGGAAACAGTATTTGAGGAAGCCAAGCAGAGGACACGCGATACAAAAAGTATGACTGGTCCTTCTTTCGATCCTCAGCCATCCCCAGCTGAAACTCGCCGTCTGGGCTTTGTACAATCTTGGCGTAATGCCCAGTCGCGACGAAATCCGCCCCCATGCTCTTGGCATGTGCATACAAAGAACCAAATTTGACCCGTTCATTGCATCGAATACATGGGTTCGGAGTATTACCACTTAGGTATGATTGCGTAAAATCGTGAATGACGCCTTGTTGAAAAATTTCCCTTGTGTCTATTAATTCATGTGAAATATCAAGCAGTTGAGCCACATGTTTCGCGATGCCTACCTTACAGCAACCTCGCTCCTCCCATCGCTTCGTTTTTCTGGTTTCTTCATCCTCTTCTTCCCAAACCTGTAACGTGACACCCCTCACATCGTATCCTTGCTCCACGAGCAAGGAGGCGGCGACCGAACTATCGACGCCACCACTCATTCCAAGTACAACAATTGGACGATTAGTCACGGAGTTTAACGAGGTTGGAAAAACAAATGAGGATTATGAATCGTGGGCAACTTGAAGGCTTTTGGAACCATGGTTTCCGTTTTCTTGATGATCAGCCTCAACATCGAAGACCTGGGCCGGCGCCGCGCCCATATCGCACATGCCATGAAAGTATACACCATCCTCCATGGAAAATCCCGGACTATGAACATCTCCGATGAGCACGGCGGGTTTGAGGAGTTGAACCTTGTTCGTTGCCGTGATGTTCCCTTCCACTCGGCCACCACTCACGATGGTTCCTCCGATGATCGTCCCCTTAATCACCGCATGCTCCCCGATGATTAACGTGTCATCGGTCGTAATTTCACCCTCAAAATGGCCGTCAACGCGAACTGTGCCCTCGAATTGCGCTTTGCCTTTGAAGTCCACCCCTTTCCCAAGAAAAGTATAATGGTCGTCCTCAAAGATGGTCTCTTTTTTCGGTTTTCCTTTCTCGCCCCACATTGCTATGCCTCCTCTAAACGCCGACTCAAAGGGCCATAACTCCCTCGGAACAATGAACGCTCATATAGTATCATCGGCAAAGCATTAGGATACTTTGAGGGTCTCTTCCGATTTTCCGACGAAAGAGGAATCTTTGGTCTTACTCTCTCCTGGTTTGGGCATGACACATGTCCCATTAAAAAGGACGCCTTCATCCATTGAAATCGAGGGTGTTTTAACTGATCCCTCAAATACCGCAGGAGACATGAGCTTCACTCGCTCCTTAGCCACGATGTCACCGGTAATCCGCCCCTGGCAGGCAATCGTCCCGGCTTCGATTTTCGCTGAAATGATGGCCTTTTCACCGACGATAAGGATCCCATCCGTAAATATTTCACCCTCAAGACGGCCGTCAACTCGTACGGACCCCTTGTAACGAATAGTTCCCTTAAATGTGACGCCCTCTCCTACAAAGGCAATGACATCACCGGCAGCTTTGTCGAGATCGAATGGTTTGGCATTTCCCATTGGCGTGGCCCCCTCCGTAAAGCCTGAAGATTGATCATTTTCAGCGTTGTTATTTCTTCCAAACATAAAACCCCCTTACTGTTTTGGACATCGGTCAGGATGACCAATGATCCAGAGTTCCCATGTGAGGGTCATCAGCATAATGTGTCGTCCTTGCACCTTACACCTGACAATCCGTGACTCAACGTGTTGGTGAAACTGGATTTATCCAGCAAATTTCATTCCAATATCGAACCAACGATTCTTTCAAGCTCCTCCTCTGAAAAGAAGTGAATAATAAGCTTTCCTCCCTTCCGGCTTTTGGCAATATGCACCTTGGAACCGAGTCGACGCCTGACCTGTTCTTCCACATGAAAAAACTCATTGGACTTTCTCATGACTGTACGAGGGATATTGTTGTTTTTCGCCTTGTTTACAATGATTTCTGCCGCGCGAACTGACAGGCTATCGCGAATAATTTGCCGAGCGATAGAAACCTGCTTTTCGGCCTGTTTGAGGCCTAATAACACCTTGGCGTGACCCAAAGAAATTTGACGATGTTCGATGAAATCTTGGATTTCCCTTGGGAGAGACAACAGGCGAATTAAATTCGCGACAGTCGATCGATCTTTCCCCACTGCCGTAGAGACCTGCTCCTGGATAAGACCAAAGTCATCGATGAGCTGCGTATAGGCACGAGCCTCTTCCATGGGGTTGAGGTTTTGCCGTTGCACATTCTCAACAAGCGCCAGAGCCAATGACTTTTCATCGTTCGAGAGACGAACCAATGCAGGGATCGCCGCAAGGCCAGCAATTTTTGCCGCCCTTAACCGCCTTTCACCGGCGATGAGTTCAAACGCACCATCACCGGTTCGCCTGACAATGACGGGTTGAAGAACCCCATGTTCTTTTACGGACGCGGCGAGGTCTGATATTTCAGACTCATCGAACGTTTTTCTCGGCTGGTATCTATTGGGAATGATTTGATCAACAGAAAGGTATTTGACCTCTTC
The genomic region above belongs to Nitrospirales bacterium and contains:
- a CDS encoding ParB/RepB/Spo0J family partition protein produces the protein MEKKALGKGLQALLPEKKSVNWSVGEEVKYLSVDQIIPNRYQPRKTFDESEISDLAASVKEHGVLQPVIVRRTGDGAFELIAGERRLRAAKIAGLAAIPALVRLSNDEKSLALALVENVQRQNLNPMEEARAYTQLIDDFGLIQEQVSTAVGKDRSTVANLIRLLSLPREIQDFIEHRQISLGHAKVLLGLKQAEKQVSIARQIIRDSLSVRAAEIIVNKAKNNNIPRTVMRKSNEFFHVEEQVRRRLGSKVHIAKSRKGGKLIIHFFSEEELERIVGSILE
- a CDS encoding polymer-forming cytoskeletal protein; the protein is MWGEKGKPKKETIFEDDHYTFLGKGVDFKGKAQFEGTVRVDGHFEGEITTDDTLIIGEHAVIKGTIIGGTIVSGGRVEGNITATNKVQLLKPAVLIGDVHSPGFSMEDGVYFHGMCDMGAAPAQVFDVEADHQENGNHGSKSLQVAHDS
- a CDS encoding polymer-forming cytoskeletal protein yields the protein MFGRNNNAENDQSSGFTEGATPMGNAKPFDLDKAAGDVIAFVGEGVTFKGTIRYKGSVRVDGRLEGEIFTDGILIVGEKAIISAKIEAGTIACQGRITGDIVAKERVKLMSPAVFEGSVKTPSISMDEGVLFNGTCVMPKPGESKTKDSSFVGKSEETLKVS
- the mnmA gene encoding tRNA 2-thiouridine(34) synthase MnmA produces the protein MTNRPIVVLGMSGGVDSSVAASLLVEQGYDVRGVTLQVWEEEDEETRKTKRWEERGCCKVGIAKHVAQLLDISHELIDTREIFQQGVIHDFTQSYLSGNTPNPCIRCNERVKFGSLYAHAKSMGADFVATGHYAKIVQSPDGEFQLGMAEDRKKDQSYFLYRVSSAWLPQILFPLGDLEKSEVWARAEQMGLPTEELKESQEICFVTQGNYKDFLKQRVPESMKPGTFVDMQGSPLGEHEGIAFYTSGQRKGLGLATGERLYVHHVIPEHNTVVLGSAEDLNTWTCRIAELNIFRKQEIIEGAPVLAKCRYASPAVQATVAWEQEDTIKLTFSNPQRSLSPGQSVVLYDANGLVLGGGIIQREKELSAVPTDHSSPLLTTS